A genomic region of Streptosporangium lutulentum contains the following coding sequences:
- a CDS encoding winged helix-turn-helix transcriptional regulator yields MTTAPQVPVPCPIGRAVGLLGERWTLLILRNANLGTTRFDAFRAELGVADNILSNRLARLVEAGLLARVPYRDGGRTRQEYRLTTAGAEVLPVLHALAVWGEEHTEPAEPTGSMQVIHQRCGQVTTPGRVCDGCGELVLREEEAWVRPWLSPDPIILASPVATGT; encoded by the coding sequence GTGACAACAGCGCCACAGGTGCCCGTTCCCTGCCCGATCGGCCGCGCCGTCGGTCTGCTGGGCGAGCGGTGGACGCTGCTCATCCTGCGTAACGCCAACCTGGGCACCACCCGCTTCGACGCCTTCCGCGCAGAGCTCGGCGTCGCCGACAACATCCTGTCCAACAGGCTCGCCCGGCTGGTCGAGGCCGGACTGCTCGCGCGGGTGCCGTACCGCGACGGGGGGCGCACCCGGCAGGAGTACCGGCTCACGACCGCGGGGGCCGAGGTACTGCCGGTGCTGCACGCTCTGGCCGTCTGGGGCGAGGAGCACACCGAGCCGGCCGAGCCGACCGGCTCGATGCAGGTGATCCACCAGCGGTGCGGCCAGGTCACGACCCCGGGCAGGGTGTGTGACGGCTGCGGCGAGCTCGTCCTGCGCGAGGAGGAGGCGTGGGTACGCCCCTGGCTCTCCCCCGACCCGATCATCCTTGCCAGCCCGGTCGCTACCGGCACCTGA
- a CDS encoding DUF302 domain-containing protein yields MTAIQTHSVEDVAREVHRLTVDTGMPFAAFRERYERAVPPLDMAKYERLRLSNADWAAVLRTVAENAPHGFMIFWSLDNTAIMHGSGDRWHSTQYLMGNHTIAQRMFHHDPGILLYAPLRTTIYEDTRGVTRFSFDQPSAQFASFGDPQIAAVGVELDRKVAALLDHLGVPVPERLVPAGARTR; encoded by the coding sequence ATGACGGCCATCCAGACCCACTCCGTTGAGGACGTCGCGCGCGAGGTCCACCGGCTGACCGTGGACACGGGCATGCCGTTCGCGGCCTTCCGGGAGAGGTACGAGCGGGCGGTGCCGCCGCTCGACATGGCGAAGTACGAACGCCTGCGCCTCTCCAATGCCGACTGGGCCGCCGTCCTGCGAACCGTCGCGGAGAACGCGCCCCACGGCTTCATGATCTTCTGGAGCCTGGACAACACGGCGATCATGCACGGATCCGGTGACCGGTGGCACAGCACGCAGTACCTGATGGGCAACCACACCATCGCCCAGCGGATGTTCCACCACGATCCCGGCATCCTGCTCTACGCGCCTCTGCGTACCACGATCTACGAGGACACCCGCGGGGTGACGCGTTTCTCCTTCGACCAGCCGAGCGCGCAGTTCGCCTCCTTCGGCGATCCGCAGATAGCGGCCGTCGGCGTCGAACTCGACCGGAAGGTCGCCGCTCTTCTCGACCACCTCGGCGTGCCCGTGCCGGAACGGCTCGTCCCGGCGGGCGCCCGTACGAGGTAG
- the cynS gene encoding cyanase has product MSMRSATVDNNGETVVTKQEAAEAVRQAKVVTGVTWDQLAKAVGRPLAWTTAALLGQHPMSKDEAATAAALLELGEDVALAFQLQPTRGAFDSPVPVDPTIYRLYEVIQVYGPTIKELIHEQCGDGIMSAINFRLDVKRVPDPAGDRVVITLDGKYLPYQW; this is encoded by the coding sequence ATGAGCATGCGCTCGGCAACCGTCGACAACAACGGAGAAACCGTGGTCACCAAGCAAGAAGCAGCAGAAGCCGTCCGTCAGGCCAAGGTGGTGACCGGCGTGACATGGGACCAGCTCGCCAAGGCCGTCGGCCGGCCCCTGGCGTGGACCACGGCAGCACTGCTCGGCCAGCACCCGATGAGCAAGGACGAGGCGGCGACGGCAGCGGCCTTGCTTGAACTCGGCGAAGACGTCGCCCTCGCCTTCCAGTTGCAGCCCACCCGCGGAGCGTTCGACTCCCCCGTCCCTGTCGATCCGACCATCTACCGGCTTTATGAGGTCATCCAGGTCTACGGGCCCACCATCAAGGAACTGATCCACGAACAGTGCGGTGACGGCATCATGAGCGCCATCAACTTCCGCCTGGACGTGAAGCGGGTGCCCGACCCGGCAGGTGACCGGGTCGTCATCACCCTCGACGGGAAGTATCTGCCGTATCAATGGTGA
- a CDS encoding SDR family oxidoreductase — protein MTGKIVLITGASSGIGAATARRLAGAGHHVVLGARRVDRLAALTAAIREDGGSAEHTLLDVTSADSVDSFVQAAHRRHGHIDVLVNNAGVMPLSRLDALRVEEWNQMIDVNLRGTLYGIAAALPLMREQRSGHVINVSSTLGHEVVPNSAVYSATKFAVRALAEGLRKEQQDIRVTLISPSFTQSELNTLGGDPDTMAWVRTLADKLNMPATTVAEAIAYAIEQPASIDVSEIVIRPVAEAA, from the coding sequence ATGACCGGAAAGATCGTCCTCATCACCGGAGCCAGCAGCGGCATCGGTGCCGCCACCGCCCGGCGTCTCGCCGGGGCGGGACACCATGTGGTGCTCGGCGCCCGGCGAGTCGACCGGCTCGCCGCCCTCACCGCCGCCATCCGCGAGGACGGCGGCTCGGCCGAACACACACTCCTCGACGTGACCAGCGCAGACAGCGTCGACTCCTTCGTGCAGGCGGCCCACCGCCGGCACGGGCACATCGACGTCCTCGTCAACAACGCCGGCGTGATGCCGCTGTCGCGCCTCGACGCGCTGCGCGTCGAGGAGTGGAACCAGATGATCGACGTCAACCTCCGCGGCACCCTGTACGGCATCGCAGCCGCGCTCCCTCTGATGCGCGAGCAACGGTCGGGCCACGTGATCAACGTGTCCTCCACCCTCGGCCACGAGGTCGTACCCAACTCCGCCGTCTACAGCGCCACCAAGTTCGCGGTCCGCGCGCTGGCCGAAGGGCTCCGCAAGGAGCAGCAGGACATCAGGGTGACCCTGATCAGCCCGTCGTTCACCCAATCCGAGCTGAACACCCTGGGCGGCGATCCCGACACCATGGCCTGGGTGCGCACCCTGGCGGACAAGCTCAACATGCCCGCGACCACCGTGGCAGAGGCCATCGCCTACGCGATCGAGCAACCCGCCTCCATCGACGTCAGCGAGATCGTCATCCGCCCCGTCGCCGAGGCCGCCTGA
- a CDS encoding quinone oxidoreductase family protein: protein MEQTFLGVGYTRDRAGLPLEAVRVPVPRPAADEVLIRVAASSLNPLEYKLADLNFMGRTPPVVLGFDLAGVVADVGRDVEGVAVGDEVAAMAGLNGDGGWAATGGDGDSYAVAPRFLTARKPPSVSFRDAAALPMCFLSAFAGLYGAVQPGATVYVPGGGGGVGHLAVQMAARALDAGTVISSGGRPQSITLARQSGAHFVFDYKRDDIAAEIAELTDGRGVDLVFDTTYSEQSFAETAKTVRRGGSWIVLGVGPGRTTRLAETHSPVDAILAGREARHVNVNLLRYFSEPAMLDGEARGFLQRGMDLAMEWATKGLVIPHVSQTVDSTVEAISAGLRSLKEGGETLGKIAVIVDRDLAAGT from the coding sequence ATGGAGCAGACCTTTCTCGGTGTCGGTTATACGAGGGACCGCGCCGGGCTGCCACTTGAGGCGGTACGCGTTCCCGTCCCGCGGCCGGCGGCCGACGAGGTGCTGATCCGCGTCGCCGCTTCGTCGCTCAACCCGCTGGAGTACAAGCTGGCCGACCTCAACTTCATGGGACGGACGCCTCCCGTCGTGCTCGGTTTCGACCTCGCCGGCGTGGTGGCCGATGTGGGCCGTGACGTGGAGGGCGTGGCCGTCGGTGACGAGGTGGCCGCCATGGCGGGCCTGAACGGTGACGGGGGCTGGGCCGCGACGGGTGGTGACGGCGATTCCTACGCCGTCGCACCGCGGTTCCTCACCGCCCGCAAGCCGCCGTCCGTGAGCTTCCGTGACGCGGCGGCGCTTCCCATGTGCTTCCTCTCGGCTTTCGCGGGTCTCTACGGGGCCGTCCAGCCCGGTGCCACGGTTTACGTACCGGGCGGTGGGGGCGGTGTCGGGCATCTGGCCGTGCAGATGGCGGCACGTGCCCTGGACGCCGGGACGGTGATCAGCAGTGGTGGCAGGCCGCAGTCGATCACGCTGGCCCGGCAGTCCGGCGCGCACTTCGTCTTCGACTACAAGCGTGACGACATCGCCGCCGAGATCGCGGAGCTGACGGACGGCCGGGGCGTTGACCTGGTCTTCGACACCACGTACAGCGAGCAGAGCTTCGCCGAGACCGCGAAGACCGTCCGGCGGGGTGGCAGCTGGATCGTGCTCGGTGTCGGCCCCGGCAGGACGACCCGCCTGGCCGAGACGCACAGCCCGGTGGACGCCATCCTGGCCGGGCGCGAAGCCAGGCATGTCAACGTCAACCTGCTGCGCTACTTCTCCGAACCCGCCATGCTCGACGGCGAGGCGCGTGGCTTCCTCCAGCGCGGGATGGACCTGGCGATGGAGTGGGCGACGAAGGGACTCGTGATCCCGCACGTCAGCCAGACCGTCGACAGCACCGTCGAGGCGATCAGCGCCGGACTGCGGTCGCTGAAGGAGGGCGGCGAAACGCTGGGCAAGATCGCGGTGATCGTGGATCGCGACCTGGCCGCGGGGACGTGA
- a CDS encoding MarR family winged helix-turn-helix transcriptional regulator encodes MGVAALWQRELPGLDVTNIVLASAVHRIAQLLEQDFTQLAKEYDLLPSEMRILLALRRSPPDYALSPTQLFRRLMVTSGAVTKQVNRLCERGLVSRHLDPQTPRGQLVRLQPAGRHIADQAVRRMCAVHAGLETLDRAEARQDIVMLQRVLGALDPSVGSPGGSPGADSAHSYP; translated from the coding sequence ATGGGGGTAGCCGCCCTCTGGCAGCGCGAACTGCCGGGCCTCGACGTCACCAACATCGTGCTGGCATCAGCGGTCCACCGGATCGCGCAGCTCCTCGAACAGGACTTCACACAACTCGCCAAGGAGTACGACCTTCTGCCCTCCGAAATGCGGATCCTGCTGGCTCTGCGCCGTTCCCCGCCGGACTACGCGCTCAGCCCGACCCAGCTGTTCCGCCGGCTCATGGTCACCTCCGGCGCGGTGACCAAGCAGGTGAACCGGCTGTGCGAACGCGGCCTGGTGAGCAGGCATCTCGACCCGCAGACGCCACGCGGGCAGCTCGTCCGCCTGCAACCGGCCGGAAGGCACATCGCCGACCAGGCGGTGCGCCGGATGTGCGCGGTGCACGCGGGGCTGGAAACCCTGGACAGGGCCGAGGCGCGCCAGGACATCGTGATGTTGCAACGCGTGCTGGGCGCACTGGACCCCTCTGTCGGCTCCCCTGGCGGCTCCCCTGGTGCGGACAGCGCGCACTCGTACCCGTAA
- a CDS encoding amidase has translation MSTDLNHCDATELAELIRTRRASSVEVVQAHLERIEAADSRINAVVTLADGALDAARAADEELAAGAEVGPLHGVPFTVKDSFDTAGVLTQRGSPIFAGRIPDTDATSVARMKGAGAILLAKTNLPEFAYWIESDNLLTGRTNNPWDLDRSSGGSSGGESAAIAAGMSPLGIASDLSISVRGPAADTGIAGLKPTHGRIPMTGVWPREPRRDWHVGPMARTIRDLALAYSILAGPDGADGFATVPREFDAGLGASPDRPVRVGWLVDSGLGPIDAEIAATVQEAADALRGAGVRVEAVGIPALERDNPLELFTRQHVMEMKPAFREITAGHEDQMFTYSTSMLAVPDTSVEDYVLAEQGIERLRDGFAEYFQRYDALLLPVTSIPAHAHGLTQFTVDGRTVNAFHVMSATVPFNLTGLPALSMRFGTSSDGMPIAVQLAANWHSESTILYIASLLESLSPVRNQHPAL, from the coding sequence GTGAGCACTGATCTCAACCACTGCGACGCGACCGAGCTCGCCGAGCTGATCCGCACGAGGAGGGCTTCCTCCGTTGAGGTGGTTCAGGCGCACCTGGAGCGCATCGAAGCCGCCGATTCGAGGATCAACGCCGTCGTCACGCTTGCCGACGGTGCGCTGGACGCCGCGAGGGCGGCGGACGAGGAGCTCGCGGCGGGCGCGGAGGTGGGGCCGCTCCACGGCGTGCCCTTCACGGTCAAGGACTCGTTCGACACCGCCGGGGTGCTCACCCAGCGCGGTTCGCCGATCTTCGCGGGGCGTATCCCGGACACGGACGCCACCAGCGTGGCGCGCATGAAGGGGGCCGGTGCGATCCTCCTGGCGAAGACCAATCTCCCGGAATTCGCGTACTGGATCGAGTCCGACAACCTTCTGACGGGCCGGACGAACAACCCCTGGGACCTCGACCGCAGCTCCGGCGGTTCGAGCGGCGGGGAGTCCGCGGCGATCGCGGCAGGGATGTCGCCGCTGGGTATCGCAAGCGACCTGTCCATCTCGGTGCGCGGACCGGCGGCCGACACCGGTATCGCGGGCCTCAAGCCGACGCACGGGCGCATCCCGATGACGGGGGTCTGGCCACGGGAGCCGCGTCGTGACTGGCACGTCGGTCCCATGGCCCGCACCATCCGCGACCTCGCACTGGCGTATTCGATACTGGCCGGTCCTGACGGCGCCGACGGCTTCGCCACCGTTCCGCGCGAGTTCGACGCCGGCCTGGGTGCCTCGCCGGACCGGCCCGTCCGCGTTGGCTGGCTGGTCGACTCGGGACTCGGTCCGATCGACGCAGAGATCGCGGCAACTGTGCAAGAGGCCGCCGACGCCCTGCGGGGGGCGGGGGTCCGGGTCGAGGCCGTGGGGATCCCGGCTCTTGAGCGTGACAACCCTCTCGAACTCTTCACCCGGCAGCACGTCATGGAGATGAAACCGGCGTTCCGGGAAATCACCGCCGGTCACGAGGACCAGATGTTCACGTACTCCACGTCCATGCTCGCCGTACCCGACACGTCCGTGGAGGACTACGTCCTGGCCGAGCAGGGCATCGAGCGGCTTCGGGACGGTTTCGCGGAGTACTTCCAGCGGTACGACGCGCTGCTGCTCCCGGTGACGTCGATCCCCGCGCACGCGCACGGGCTTACACAGTTCACCGTCGACGGCCGGACGGTGAACGCTTTCCATGTGATGTCGGCGACCGTCCCGTTCAACCTGACCGGGCTCCCGGCCCTGTCCATGCGGTTCGGCACGAGCAGCGACGGCATGCCGATCGCTGTGCAGCTGGCGGCCAACTGGCACTCAGAGTCGACGATCCTGTACATCGCCTCGCTGTTGGAGTCGCTGAGCCCGGTCCGCAACCAGCATCCCGCCCTCTGA